The sequence below is a genomic window from Pleurocapsa sp. PCC 7327.
ATTTCTTTAATCAATCGGACTTAAAAATAGATAATACTATTCTCTTCTAGATATCGCTAAACTATAAGTTTCTAGTCACCGATCGCAGATCGATTTCGTGTAAATGTCCCCACAACAACTCTGGAATCAAGTTCTAGAAAGACTTCAGCTACAACTAACTCGTCCCGCTTTTGAGACCTGGATTAAGACGGCGACAGTCCAAGAGTTAACAGACAAATGTTTGGTTATTAGAGCTGCCAACCCTTTTATTCTCAATCACCTACAAAAAAACTATCTCAAAACCATTGCCGATACGGTACGGGAAATTCTCGGCTATCCGATAGAAATTCAACTCACAGCCGCCCAAGGAGAAAATCTCGCGATTGTTGGCGATCCCGATGCTTCTCGCTTGATGCTTGAGCCAGTAGTAGATAGTTTAGCGAGCGATCGCCCGAAGCCGACCAAATTAAACCCAAAATATACCTTTTCTCGCTACGTAGTCGGACCGACCAATCGTATGGCACACGCGGCTTCGCTGGCGGTTGCCGAATCTCCCGGACGAGAGTTCAATCCTCTGTTTCTCTGCGGCGGCGTTGGTTTGGGAAAAACTCATCTCATGCAAGCGATCGCCCATTATCGTCTGGAAATACACCCGAATTCCAAAATTTTCTACGTTTCTACCGAACAGTTTACTAACGACCTGATTAGTGCCATTCGTCAAGATAGCATGCAGAGCTTTCGAGAGCATTATCGCACGGCCGACGTGCTCTTGGTCGATGATATTCAGTTTATCGAAGGTAAAGAATACACCCAAGAAGAATTTTTCCACACCTTTAACACCTTACACGAAGCCGGAAAGCAAGTTGTCTTGGCAAGCGATCGCCCGCCCAAACGGATCCCCAGCTTGCAGGATC
It includes:
- the dnaA gene encoding chromosomal replication initiator protein DnaA, giving the protein MSPQQLWNQVLERLQLQLTRPAFETWIKTATVQELTDKCLVIRAANPFILNHLQKNYLKTIADTVREILGYPIEIQLTAAQGENLAIVGDPDASRLMLEPVVDSLASDRPKPTKLNPKYTFSRYVVGPTNRMAHAASLAVAESPGREFNPLFLCGGVGLGKTHLMQAIAHYRLEIHPNSKIFYVSTEQFTNDLISAIRQDSMQSFREHYRTADVLLVDDIQFIEGKEYTQEEFFHTFNTLHEAGKQVVLASDRPPKRIPSLQDRLISRFSMGLIADIQVPDLETRMAILQKKAEYEHMRLPREVIEYIAANYTSNIRELEGALIRAITYISISGLPMTVENLAPVLNPPMERAAASPESILNAVAETFKVSIEDLKGNSRRREISIARQIGMYLMRQHTDLSLPRIGEEFGGKDHTTVMYSCEKIGQLRQQDPQLSQTLSQLLDRINLDNKS